GCCGGAGGAAGACGATACCGGCGACACCGACGAGCGCGACGAAGAGGACGACCGCGACGATCGCGACGATCGGGGCGATCGCTCGAACAAGAAGCGTCGCCGTCGCCGGGGTGGCCGCGGCCGCAACAAGAACTCCGGCAACGACGAGCATTCCGGCTCCGACGACGATAGCGAGGACGAGGACGACAACACTTCGCGGTCGAACGGCGATGATGGCTCGGACGAAGGCGAAGGGAGGCCCAAGAAGCGGCGTCGCCGTGGCGGTCGCCGCCGGGGCGGGCGCGGTTCGCGCGGCGGCCAGGACGGCTCGCATGACGAGAGCACCGACGAGGCCAACGAGAAAGCGGCGGAAAAGGTCGCCGAACAGGTGCAGGACGACATGGCGGTGGTTGCCGGTCCCGACGGGGCCGAGGAAACCGCGGAAGCCATGGCGGACCACGCGGCGGAGAAGGAAGCGGCCAAGCCCAAGCGGCGCACCCGCGCCAAGAAGGCGGACGCCGCTCCCGATACGAGCGACGCCACACCGGCAACCGACACGCCGGCAACCGAAGAGGCTGCGGAGGAAAAGCCCAAGCCGAAACGCACCCGCCGCAAGAAGGCCGATGCGCCCGCGGACGGCGATAGCGAAGCCAAGTCCGAAGAGGCCGAAGCGCCGGCCAAGCCCAAGCGCCGCAGTCGCGCGAAAAAGGCCGACGACAAGCCTGCCGGGGAGCAGCCTGCGGACGATACCTCGCTGGTGGAACAGGCTGCGGGAGACGTCGCGAAAACCGCGAAGAAGTCGACCCGCAAGGCTGCCAAGCCGAGCGAACCGACGGAGCCGACCGAGCAGCCGGAAGGCAGCGCGGGTACGGTCGAGACTGCCAAGCCCGCCCGCAAGGGTTGGTGGCAGCGCACCTTCGGCGAATGACGGGTCCGGGGCGCGGGAGTTTTCTTCCGCGCCCCGCCCCCTTCTCATCTCTCAGGTCTCAGGCTGGAACCTGCTCGCCCTTCCAGTCGAAATGCCCACCGCTGTCCGACGGCGTCAGACCGTCGATCACGCCTAGCAAATTCTCCGCCGCCCGGCCCGCGTCGGTCAGCTGACCGTCTCGCAGGTTGGACTGGAACGGCTCCGACAGCGCGGTATCGACCGTTCCGGGATGCAGCGCGGCGACCACCGCCTGGCTGTGCGTCCGGCCCAGTTCGATGCCGAAGTTGCGGATCATCATGTTGAGCGCCGCCTTGCTCGCGCGGTAGCTGTGCCAACCCCCGATCCGGTTGTCCCCGATCGAACCCACGCGCGCGGACAGCGCGGCAAACACGCTACGCCCCTCGCGCGGGAAAAGCGGCAGCACATGCTTCGCGATGAGCCCGGGGCCGATGGTATTGATGCGGAACACTCGCTCCATCGCGTCCGCGTCGAGCTGGCGAAAACTGCGTTCCGGCCCCCGCCCTTCCGGCAGGGTGAGTACGCCACTGGCAACGATCACGAGGCGCGGCGGATCGTCGGCCATCGTGCGCGCCGCCGCAGCGATGCTGTCCTCGTTCTCCAGATCGAAGCGAAAGGGCGCGACGCTGGGGAGGCCCGGTCCCTCGCCGCTGCGCGATCCGGCATGAATACGCTGAACCCCGCGTTCGGCCAGCGCTGCGACCAACGCGCGCCCGATCCCGCCGCTTGCCCCGAACACTGCCGCGCTTTCCAAATCATGTTTCGCCGCCGCCATACGGGAATAGACGGGGAAACACGCGCGACAGTTCCCTCGCGCACGCACCCCGAACGCCTTGTGCAGCGCGGCACAATCGTTAGATAGGCACCGAAGCGAAAACAGGATTGTTCATGGCGCAGCTTACTCTTCCGAAAAATTCCAAGGTCAACGGCAAGGGGCAGGTCCACAAGGCCGAGGGCGGCGGCCGGATCAAGACTTTCAAGATCTATCGCTACGATCCGGAAAGCGGCGAAAATCCCCGGTACGACACGTTCGAGCTCGATCTCGACAATTGCGGCCCGATGGTTCTCGACGCGCTGTTCAAGATCAAGAACGAGGTCGATCCGACGCTGACCTTCCGCCGCTCCTGCCGCGAGGGCATCTGCGGCTCGTGCTCGATGAATCTAAATGGCAAGAACGGGCTCGCCTGCACCACCGCGATCGAGGATCTGAAGGGCGACATCCGCATCACCCCCCTTCCCCACATGGAAGTGGTCAAGGATCTGGTCCCCGACTTCACCCATTTCTACGCGCAATACGCCTCGATCCGCCCTTGGC
Above is a genomic segment from Erythrobacter sp. 3-20A1M containing:
- a CDS encoding succinate dehydrogenase iron-sulfur subunit, translated to MAQLTLPKNSKVNGKGQVHKAEGGGRIKTFKIYRYDPESGENPRYDTFELDLDNCGPMVLDALFKIKNEVDPTLTFRRSCREGICGSCSMNLNGKNGLACTTAIEDLKGDIRITPLPHMEVVKDLVPDFTHFYAQYASIRPWLQTVSPTPSGKERLQSPEQREQLDGLYECILCACCSSSCPSYWWNSDKFLGPAILLQAYRWLADSRDEMTGERLDDLEDPFRLYRCHTIMNCANACPKGLSPAKAIAETKKMMVERQM
- a CDS encoding SDR family NAD(P)-dependent oxidoreductase, with the protein product MAAAKHDLESAAVFGASGGIGRALVAALAERGVQRIHAGSRSGEGPGLPSVAPFRFDLENEDSIAAAARTMADDPPRLVIVASGVLTLPEGRGPERSFRQLDADAMERVFRINTIGPGLIAKHVLPLFPREGRSVFAALSARVGSIGDNRIGGWHSYRASKAALNMMIRNFGIELGRTHSQAVVAALHPGTVDTALSEPFQSNLRDGQLTDAGRAAENLLGVIDGLTPSDSGGHFDWKGEQVPA